One window of the Eucalyptus grandis isolate ANBG69807.140 chromosome 8, ASM1654582v1, whole genome shotgun sequence genome contains the following:
- the LOC104416574 gene encoding rust resistance kinase Lr10-like: MDNFYAANYVAARFILGALCVLILLIYKWMRKHQAIDANIEEFLQAHNNFLPIRYSYSNIKKITKNFKCKLGEGGYGSVYKGILRSGNEVAVKILNKPESNGQDFISEVATIGRIHHVNVVQLVGFCFGYSKQALVYDFMPNGSLDKHISNKDGDDPLDYKKMHEISLGIARGIEHLHRGCDMQILHFDIKPHNILLDQSFTPKISDFGLARLYPIGHSIVSLTATRGTLGYMAPELFYKDIGGISYKADVYSFGMMLMEMADRRRNINAHAGHSSQIYFPLWVYDQLSKEKEVERVEVIEEERETRKMIIVALWCIQLSPNYRPSMRNVLDMLEGDIDKLQLPPKPLLYPKEVLTNDDNNEIELEMVSSSSSAPIISGNYQFDHDNELTKSCIV, translated from the coding sequence ATGGACAATTTCTACGCAGCCAACTACGTCGCAGCAAGATTCATACTCGGAGCTCTATGTGTGCTGATACTTCTAATCTATAAGTGGATGAGAAAGCACCAAGCGATCGACGCAAACATCGAAGAATTCCTACAAGCTCACAACAACTTTCTGCCTATAAGGTACTCTTATTCAAATATTAAGAagattacaaaaaattttaaatgcaaATTAGGTGAGGGGGGATATGGTTCTGTGTACAAAGGAATCCTTAGAAGTGGCAATGAAGTTGCAgttaagattttgaacaaaCCAGAATCTAATGGCCAGGATTTTATTAGCGAAGTGGCCACAATTGGAAGGATCCACCATGTCAATGTGGTGCAACTCGTTGGTTTTTGCTTTGGTTACTCCAAACAAGCTCTTGTGTATGATTTCATGCCAAATGGCTCTTTGGATAAAcacatttcaaataaggatggTGATGATCCTCTTGATTATAAGAAAATGCATGAGATCTCTCTTGGCATAGCTAGAGGGATAGAGCATCTACATCGGGGATGtgatatgcaaattctacaCTTTGATATCAAGCCTCACAACATTCTCCTAGACCAAAGTTTCACTCCAAAAatttctgactttggacttgcaagACTTTATCCCATCGGTCATAGCATAGTATCATTGACTGCAACAAGAGGAACCTTGGGTTATATGGCACCTGAGCTATTCTACAAAGACATTGGTGGCATTTCTTATAAAGCCGATGTTTACAGTTTTGGGATGatgttgatggaaatggccGATAGAAGGAGAAATATAAATGCACATGCAGGGCATTCAagtcaaatttactttcctttgtgGGTTTATGATCAACTCAGCAAAGAAAAGGAGGTTGAAAGGGTAGAAGTcatagaagaggaaagagaaacgAGGAAGATGATAATCGTTGCGCTATGGTGCATACAACTGAGTCCTAATTATCGGCCATCAATGAGGAATGTTCTAGATATGCTTGAAGGAGATATCGATAAATTGCAACTACCTCCAAAACCGCTTTTGTATCCGAAAGAGGTACTGACTAATGATGACAACAATGAGATAGAACTTGAAATGGTCTCATCTTCGTCAAGTGCTCCGATAATTTCTGGCAATTACCAATTTGACCACGACAATGAGTTGACGAAATCATGTATTGTGTGA